The following are encoded in a window of Alphaproteobacteria bacterium genomic DNA:
- a CDS encoding DEAD/DEAH box helicase — protein sequence MSIRDDILSFLRDPGAFAASVLDNAVWLEGLESVALPWIAANGDRTLRPAQEAAWRGLADQRAGLVLGPPGTGKTHLLSWLIAAHGPARCAADLSSRIFVTAFTKNAVGNVLDAVAKRQALHEPDAPHPIYYGAPPANGLAPGVDLMDRGDEASLLQALAGGRVVVGATIWSLYRLLASGLAPGADGPTAPLFDLICIDEASQMVLAHGLMALGGMAPGCRVVVSGDDQQLPPVRASREIKVADRETGGSLYAFLKSAGTAEFPLEETFRLNAPLAAFPERKFYPGRYVSADPKAKLALREDWRDGLDLITRSALDPAFPIVILLHDGPPASTANPLEANLAARLALALSERVVDKDGEPIASQHFWTEVAAVVSPHRAQNAAIRNALADPLKADAFVETVDRIQGKERDAVILSYCVADPEFALAEAGFIFSSERLNVASTRARSKLVLIISKRLLEAVPTEQDLMDKAEILREFVFSCEEMAETEIDGPAGRRVRVQIRAQGFEDEAAQLDLTDEPAPVEADIEMTPKLQGVLEAIRRVAGQGRMPGASLSRVKQALAHTSEPFAEARILHQLGWVSLQQRDGQYGPFWLAIPFDQPRRVYSIDIETVRSRIAVIVREAKTGRHAFYGTVRDRFAWMTADKQDELLPVLQQLSEEGLIVFDMAGGHMTVALPQQPSEPVEPDLLEPVPDLTDEDFHLLNRLEDLEAARINFGVAETWTSIVELARNVDRDVDDVTEALARLEAAGHLMLAQDARVRSRIAELARELRHVKQRFRSDDADRRPYLVRSLKIELKDRDKPSRNLALAKVFGRASAEADEPQQAALAGLERALPNLWGDEAALAAFQEKGLRAILAAWRGDGTANLAIAADTGSGKTEAACLPLIAGALADRISGIKGVRAILAYPRIRLVANQAQRLATYLAACAQVGDLPLLTIGLQVKDVPDRFPDMHERYEAIWPLAGPNAYRFPFFACPVCGDPLNLAPGEGQDGADALICVRKDWRFDGWIGSKEGLSLNPPALFLPTTDSLHQWLHDPRYGRLFGDDPDFAPPRALLADEIHLYTHIHGAQVGLALRRLAARAKLNDPKSREIVAIGMSATIGDPARAWGRLFGRDDVEVIRPRTSETDPNPRGREYFLFAQPEVESRGADIAGASTTIQNLMCLGHGMRRRTGSEGGYRALVFFDSIDKMRRLHGAFLDAEEGRELAAFRITAFGDDAQGAPQAECCREPIGCDRFRDGECWWFAANDKRQCGARGRRLAGSPLIVARTPIYSGTSGDAEALVKGADIVFATSSLEVGYDDPDITLVYQHYAPQNLASFIQRKGRGGRGVDDRPLTAVTLSIYSPRDTWWFRQPWEMVSPTNFEAPLNPDNAFVRRGQALSALLDGLARQAFSDGDILGRDGQPGQSALAQASPLVEAALGTGIWQELGFNDIHQFWAEAYKARTDQAPARYFSQLRLNLSWAPNLLFDTINLPALSVRGPDVSGGEREDISLAFATVAPGNATRRYDAAVLHWRPPAEGHAPWLTKEDYRVAQRDPLRATSAELLVDLPSEAREALADLHEDLCRPTQVTLERMGWMAGAHWTGELGYTAGETNPIAPLRDGASEIRHDSRGELRGFLLVSAQQSGRALDCTPLNGAVTEINAYAGSGAQMMATGLNVARVYWGADAEVRLNVVGSDPVPFSQTFVAPTSGRPLLHGYQVETEGLRFQVDSAALDACIAEEVAAMEGDERLRKWRAAQFTRYLVESRARGLGLNSYEAKRGADLLVTAAGQPELRSRLNHLLKFWSNEELATLLEDTRARLLHQHPLMTEARVQRTARTLSGEPFQRLIRDALKEVGDARSMAGYLRSLILHSLAVRVKAWVAHVGQGDEQRLFAHVKLPIQFGEDAEDIITICEAGAHGDGTIRSLIDRWTEALALWTRGFVGACPNAEEDAIVRRFWTLEERHADWRARDPHDPKALAAIAAELMPDQPDRAVPAPLLRILYDVESIEAESFELYDVARALEDVRADAEARAGRAVLDWELATAAVGAATDGQSPILQRLLASYAGVDANLDGSLAPEARLAEQAFRLTAPLCIDGCRGCVQQDSDLMNDSLTASSVSRQLLQGFLASVD from the coding sequence GCCGTCGGCAATGTGCTGGACGCCGTGGCCAAGCGTCAGGCATTACACGAGCCGGACGCGCCGCACCCGATCTACTATGGCGCGCCTCCAGCCAACGGTCTAGCTCCCGGCGTCGATTTGATGGATCGAGGCGACGAAGCCTCCCTGCTGCAGGCCTTGGCTGGTGGCCGCGTGGTCGTGGGAGCCACCATCTGGTCGCTCTATCGGCTGCTGGCGTCCGGGCTCGCCCCCGGTGCGGATGGTCCGACCGCGCCGCTCTTCGACCTCATCTGCATCGATGAAGCGTCGCAAATGGTGCTCGCCCACGGACTGATGGCATTGGGCGGTATGGCGCCGGGCTGCCGCGTCGTGGTGTCGGGAGACGATCAGCAATTGCCGCCAGTGCGCGCATCGCGCGAAATAAAGGTGGCGGACCGCGAGACGGGAGGCTCGCTTTATGCCTTCCTGAAATCGGCCGGGACAGCCGAATTCCCCTTGGAGGAGACTTTTCGGCTGAACGCGCCGCTCGCGGCCTTCCCGGAGCGCAAATTCTATCCAGGCCGTTACGTGTCGGCGGACCCGAAGGCGAAGCTCGCGCTCCGCGAGGATTGGCGAGACGGGCTCGACCTTATCACCCGCTCCGCGCTCGATCCCGCTTTCCCGATCGTCATCTTGCTGCACGACGGCCCGCCGGCGTCGACGGCGAACCCTCTCGAGGCCAATTTGGCGGCCCGACTTGCCCTCGCTTTGTCTGAACGCGTCGTCGACAAGGATGGCGAACCGATTGCGTCTCAGCACTTCTGGACCGAGGTCGCTGCGGTTGTCAGTCCTCACCGCGCGCAAAACGCGGCCATCCGCAATGCGCTGGCGGATCCGCTTAAGGCGGATGCCTTCGTAGAAACCGTCGACCGGATCCAGGGTAAGGAGCGCGATGCGGTCATCCTCTCCTATTGCGTCGCCGATCCGGAATTCGCCCTTGCGGAAGCTGGGTTCATCTTCTCCTCCGAGCGGCTCAACGTCGCCTCGACCCGCGCCCGCTCGAAGCTCGTTCTGATCATCAGCAAGAGGCTGTTGGAGGCCGTCCCGACGGAGCAGGACTTGATGGACAAGGCGGAGATCCTCCGGGAGTTCGTTTTCTCCTGCGAAGAAATGGCCGAAACCGAGATCGACGGGCCCGCAGGCCGCCGCGTTCGAGTCCAAATCCGCGCCCAAGGCTTTGAAGACGAGGCGGCCCAGCTAGACCTGACCGACGAGCCCGCGCCGGTCGAAGCCGACATCGAGATGACTCCCAAATTGCAGGGCGTGCTCGAGGCTATCCGCCGCGTCGCCGGGCAAGGTAGAATGCCGGGCGCCTCGCTTTCGCGCGTGAAACAAGCGCTCGCGCACACTTCCGAACCCTTTGCCGAAGCGCGCATCCTCCATCAGCTCGGCTGGGTTTCGCTTCAGCAGCGCGACGGGCAATATGGGCCATTCTGGCTCGCCATCCCGTTCGATCAGCCCCGCCGGGTCTATTCCATTGACATCGAGACCGTGCGCAGCCGGATCGCCGTCATCGTGCGCGAAGCCAAAACGGGCCGCCACGCTTTTTACGGCACAGTCCGCGACCGCTTCGCCTGGATGACGGCTGACAAGCAAGACGAGCTTCTCCCGGTCCTTCAGCAACTGAGCGAGGAAGGCCTTATCGTCTTCGACATGGCGGGCGGCCACATGACCGTGGCGTTGCCGCAGCAGCCTTCCGAGCCAGTCGAGCCCGACCTACTGGAGCCAGTTCCCGATCTCACCGATGAGGACTTTCATTTGCTCAATCGGCTCGAGGACCTGGAGGCAGCCCGGATCAATTTCGGCGTGGCCGAGACGTGGACCTCGATCGTCGAGTTGGCCCGCAATGTTGACCGCGACGTGGATGACGTTACCGAGGCGCTGGCCCGGTTGGAAGCCGCCGGTCATCTGATGTTGGCGCAAGATGCGCGGGTGCGCAGCCGGATCGCGGAACTGGCGCGCGAGCTTCGCCATGTGAAACAGCGGTTTCGCTCGGACGATGCCGATCGGCGGCCTTATTTGGTTCGCAGTCTCAAGATCGAGCTCAAGGATCGCGACAAGCCGAGCCGCAACCTCGCGCTCGCCAAAGTATTCGGCCGCGCGTCGGCGGAGGCCGACGAGCCACAGCAGGCCGCCCTCGCCGGTCTGGAGCGTGCGCTCCCCAACCTCTGGGGCGATGAGGCAGCATTGGCCGCATTCCAGGAAAAGGGACTGCGCGCGATCCTGGCCGCCTGGCGCGGCGATGGGACCGCAAACCTCGCCATCGCGGCCGATACCGGATCAGGTAAGACCGAAGCGGCTTGCCTGCCGCTGATCGCTGGCGCGCTCGCCGACAGAATAAGCGGGATAAAGGGTGTTCGGGCGATCCTCGCCTATCCGCGCATTCGGCTCGTCGCCAATCAGGCGCAGCGCTTGGCCACCTATCTGGCGGCTTGCGCGCAAGTCGGCGACCTGCCGCTCCTGACCATCGGTCTCCAGGTCAAGGATGTGCCTGACCGCTTTCCGGACATGCACGAGCGTTACGAAGCCATTTGGCCGCTCGCGGGCCCCAACGCTTACCGTTTTCCATTCTTCGCATGCCCGGTTTGCGGGGACCCGCTCAACCTCGCGCCTGGCGAAGGCCAGGACGGCGCCGATGCCTTGATCTGCGTTCGGAAGGACTGGCGCTTCGATGGGTGGATCGGATCTAAAGAAGGCTTGAGTCTAAATCCACCGGCTCTGTTCCTGCCGACCACGGACAGCCTTCATCAGTGGCTGCACGATCCTCGCTATGGCAGGCTTTTTGGCGACGACCCTGATTTCGCACCACCGCGCGCCCTGCTGGCCGACGAAATCCACCTCTACACCCATATCCATGGCGCCCAGGTCGGCTTGGCGCTGCGGCGTTTGGCCGCCCGTGCCAAGCTCAACGATCCCAAATCCCGCGAGATCGTCGCAATCGGCATGAGCGCGACGATTGGAGATCCGGCGCGCGCATGGGGCCGCCTGTTCGGCCGGGACGATGTCGAGGTCATTCGCCCGCGAACCAGTGAAACTGATCCCAATCCGCGCGGCCGCGAATATTTCCTGTTCGCCCAGCCGGAGGTGGAGTCGCGCGGCGCAGATATCGCCGGCGCCTCGACGACCATTCAGAATCTGATGTGCCTCGGTCATGGCATGCGCCGACGCACGGGCTCGGAAGGGGGCTATCGCGCGCTCGTCTTCTTCGATTCGATCGACAAGATGCGTCGGTTGCATGGCGCGTTTCTCGATGCGGAAGAGGGGCGCGAACTCGCCGCCTTCCGAATCACCGCCTTTGGTGACGATGCCCAAGGCGCGCCGCAAGCCGAATGCTGTCGCGAGCCCATCGGCTGCGATCGCTTCCGTGACGGCGAATGTTGGTGGTTCGCGGCTAACGATAAGCGCCAATGTGGCGCGCGCGGTCGCCGCCTAGCAGGTTCGCCGCTGATCGTCGCGCGCACGCCCATCTATTCCGGCACCAGCGGCGATGCGGAAGCCCTGGTGAAAGGCGCCGACATCGTCTTTGCCACGTCCTCTCTCGAGGTCGGCTATGACGATCCCGACATCACCTTGGTCTACCAGCACTACGCGCCGCAGAACTTGGCGAGCTTCATTCAGCGTAAGGGGCGTGGCGGTCGCGGGGTCGACGACCGACCGCTTACCGCGGTGACATTGTCGATCTATTCTCCCCGTGACACGTGGTGGTTCCGCCAGCCCTGGGAGATGGTTTCGCCGACCAACTTCGAGGCGCCGCTCAATCCGGACAACGCTTTTGTCAGGCGGGGCCAGGCGCTCTCGGCGCTGCTCGATGGGTTGGCGCGCCAGGCCTTTTCCGATGGCGACATTTTGGGGCGCGACGGACAGCCTGGCCAATCGGCCTTGGCGCAGGCAAGCCCGCTTGTCGAAGCCGCGCTGGGAACCGGAATCTGGCAAGAACTGGGCTTCAACGACATCCATCAGTTTTGGGCCGAGGCCTACAAAGCACGAACCGATCAGGCCCCCGCCCGCTATTTCAGCCAGCTTCGGCTAAACCTCTCCTGGGCGCCCAATCTGCTCTTTGATACGATCAATCTGCCCGCGCTATCGGTCCGCGGCCCCGACGTGTCGGGTGGGGAGAGGGAAGATATTAGTCTCGCGTTCGCCACGGTCGCGCCGGGCAATGCGACCCGTCGATACGACGCGGCGGTCCTGCACTGGCGCCCGCCGGCGGAAGGCCACGCGCCATGGCTGACAAAGGAGGATTACCGCGTGGCTCAACGCGATCCGCTTCGCGCCACAAGTGCGGAATTGCTTGTCGACTTGCCGTCGGAGGCTCGCGAAGCCCTCGCCGACCTGCACGAAGATCTGTGCCGGCCAACCCAGGTGACCCTCGAACGTATGGGGTGGATGGCAGGCGCGCATTGGACTGGTGAACTGGGTTACACGGCCGGCGAAACCAATCCGATCGCGCCGCTGCGCGACGGTGCGAGCGAAATCAGGCACGATAGCCGCGGCGAGTTGCGCGGTTTCCTTCTGGTTTCGGCGCAGCAAAGTGGGCGCGCATTGGATTGTACGCCGCTCAACGGAGCAGTCACCGAGATCAACGCTTATGCCGGCAGCGGCGCCCAGATGATGGCGACGGGCCTGAATGTCGCGCGTGTCTACTGGGGCGCCGACGCGGAGGTCCGGCTGAATGTGGTCGGCAGTGACCCTGTGCCATTCTCGCAAACATTCGTGGCGCCCACGAGCGGACGCCCGTTGCTCCACGGCTATCAGGTCGAAACCGAGGGCCTGCGCTTTCAGGTCGACAGCGCGGCCCTCGACGCCTGCATCGCCGAAGAGGTGGCGGCAATGGAAGGCGATGAGCGCCTTCGCAAATGGCGCGCCGCCCAATTCACGCGTTATCTTGTCGAGAGCCGCGCGCGAGGACTTGGCCTGAATTCCTATGAGGCCAAGCGGGGCGCCGACCTTCTCGTTACGGCGGCCGGCCAGCCCGAATTGCGTAGCAGGCTCAACCATCTCCTAAAATTCTGGTCGAACGAGGAACTGGCGACTTTGCTCGAAGACACGCGCGCCCGCCTTCTTCATCAGCATCCGTTGATGACCGAGGCGCGCGTGCAAAGAACCGCGCGCACCTTGTCGGGGGAGCCCTTCCAGCGACTGATCCGCGATGCGCTGAAGGAGGTTGGCGATGCGCGGAGCATGGCAGGCTATTTGCGCAGCCTTATCCTTCATAGCTTGGCCGTGCGCGTGAAAGCGTGGGTCGCCCATGTCGGCCAGGGCGACGAGCAGCGCCTATTCGCCCACGTCAAACTGCCTATCCAGTTCGGCGAGGACGCCGAAGACATCATCACGATCTGCGAAGCTGGAGCCCATGGCGACGGCACCATCCGCAGCTTGATCGATCGGTGGACCGAAGCGCTGGCTTTATGGACGCGCGGCTTTGTCGGCGCCTGTCCGAATGCCGAGGAGGACGCGATTGTTCGTCGGTTCTGGACACTCGAGGAGCGCCATGCGGATTGGCGCGCAAGGGATCCGCATGACCCCAAGGCACTTGCCGCCATCGCAGCGGAGTTGATGCCGGACCAGCCGGACCGAGCGGTCCCCGCGCCCTTGCTGCGGATTCTCTATGATGTGGAATCGATCGAAGCGGAGTCTTTCGAACTCTACGACGTGGCGCGGGCCCTCGAGGACGTGCGCGCCGACGCCGAGGCGCGTGCCGGACGAGCGGTGCTCGATTGGGAATTGGCGACCGCGGCCGTTGGCGCGGCGACCGATGGCCAGTCCCCCATCTTGCAGCGCCTGCTCGCCAGCTATGCCGGGGTGGACGCCAATCTGGACGGCTCACTGGCTCCGGAAGCCCGCCTGGCCGAACAGGCTTTCCGGCTCACCGCTCCGCTTTGTATCGACGGTTGCCGCGGCTGCGTTCAGCAGGACAGCGACCTCATGAACGATTCACTCACGGCCTCGAGCGTGAGCCGGCAGTTGCTCCAAGGCTTCCTCGCTAGCGTGGATTGA